One part of the Oligoflexus sp. genome encodes these proteins:
- a CDS encoding SDR family NAD(P)-dependent oxidoreductase — translation MEISKEQEVFRKALAKLKELKDENEELKALANEPIAIVGMGIRLPDVQSLQDFWQILRQGRSLIGPVPAQRWKDDTASLEKLPPYGSYFRSLECFDTENFGIHKQELDNLDPQQALTLEVACEALQDAGISRQSVKGSSTGVFIGVCSNDYAYQQQLPDNQFSVSGSAFSFIAGRLSFALDIQGPSIAVDTACSSSLVAVHQACQSLRSQDCDMALAGGVNLVGSPRSILRLKKTRALSPSGQCRTFDKGADGFVRGEGCGVVVLKRLRDAMKDGDQIHAVIRSSLVSHDGTGTGLTAPHVKSQRDLLSRALERAGLKPHDVSYIETHGTGTALGDPIECEAIHQALGARSVEAGPCYLGALKPNIGHTEGAAGIVGLIKLALVLRKGIIPPNVSFSELNPLIQLPAGHYKIPLQETAWPQSRKRCGGVSSFGMGGTNAHVVAEAFVPQDLSPSVESSASSSLYSIVLAADDEDILEAYKKRLLSVVKSCEITNLSQIAATLSRRHRDELGQRAITVRTMEELEQQLAQVGSFGETNHRPFVAAGSVSLCSLPPRPWRYQLQTAGSTHEASKPKSGSQELDSAESLPSAWVYKRRWVEAELMADEARPVFSWDLQRHKLFFVEEPSAVLDARKEVSWDELRQLKTPGFRLLVPWPDLSITDLLPEGQAAAAMQRLFQFLAEFPRELSSRLEQLLLVTHNVWSPGADAIDLLWGALPSLRLEMPHLPLAIVDINDRADPRDQEAIWTILRSRPDHSRILICQGEILSEQLLPTDLTLRLGALDPGLTYVVSGGLGAVGQTILTALMEQGARRLAVLTRRKESELSAMEQQFLRGIRQKAEILVLATDMGLKPSVYQAIQQLSQQNPLGLHVYHAAGNFMRLDRQSLNQESFKDLSAGKVLGAQYLLDLAQDFPIKEILFLSSASAAWGMSGYALYGAVNGALNQLARLGRRQGIRVRSIEAGPWNLQGMGSDAQRHTLEKSGCHLLEPRLTAKLLIAFMQSEPRCLLLADMQWQKFLPLLERQRHDSFFTKLRTVASTEKPLHATRKDHPMNELQLVDLIKNILQRITRIALKDLDSKKGLFDIGIDSLTSISLLEELEKIFSIELGIATLYNFPSIERLAAHLASLELTGPALHSDAPRKQDKAESPVLPSSGASTSCREGEAGQGRDIAVIGMACRFPGGIKSPEELWDKLVHGVDCVSPSASRWELCGIDPQSSRALGHDMGLLDQVEKFDATYFGIPGREALSMDPQQRILLELAQEAIDDAGLEARDLSQKPCGVFIGASNNDYAELLKSQGLDAIDAYYASGTALNSLAGRISYHFGLQGPALVTDTACSSSLVALHLAVQSLRKGESKLALAAGVNVILAPFHNQAAVQGHMLSDQSRCQTFDADADGFVRSEGCGVLLLQPLSEALAQGHRIYGVIKGSAVNHDGRSNGFTVPNGAAQKRVYEEALADAAVDANQVSYVEAHGTGTAIGDPIEVDSIQSVYGKANPQGLLVGSIKSNIGHMESAAGMGSIMKILLAFQHGMIPGNLHYKKRNPLIKAKNITVVDHAVSWPNHQAVKRAAVSGFGFSGVNAHVIFEGPETSILGSTEKEEEEWTVVVSGHSEPSLKENIARLDAYLQRHPESSLRDLAFSLGQRRREEFVASWTVSSLSHLLSQLKNPTALSRANGKLAFLCSGQGSQHHGMGRYLYENHPTFRHVIDSCSSLLEGQWEYSLTDLMFDPQLQDLVHETQYTQALLFAYEVALGRLLFESGWKPDYLIGHSVGEYAAATLAGMLSLEDGLRLIAKRGELMQLTDAGGMLALSLDEVSVLSLLQEADLKLDIAAVNGPKQLVVSGPEAEIGRLLSLCQERGLRAKALTVSHAFHSATMDRILKAFSRELQRVTLNPAKIPIINNVSGKASSTLMLEKSYWIDQLRGTVRFHAACQEAIALGVTHFVEIGPDQTLSILGSLSGGDAAVQWIASQARNQDQAQSFQKLKAKLFDIAPHAQEKLPSSGMLLSLPPYAWDHKVYWPELPKARRISARGQDFVHLGKRWRLPESRDEVFATSRRSMEPLYLDDHRLYGFVVAPAASHISMVASAFEPEILQGQVLELQHVSFPQALVLDEQDEAELQLWIQRGSQSSSIKCLSNKGDTWETHLQAAYLLHPRPRAQHFFSIEAFQQNARCIEGHRFYKYFTDLGYTLGPAFQWIESIWQKGTTSLSRLRLPDMREAADPYALYPGLIDSCFQTLAGMMFQEGVTQADALAIPFSADLIRIHGRAEGSLWCFVQGRSTHGHDYDEGDIQLFDQEGRLILEVEGFRIRHAKRSLLEAGLKAKEAPAFELQWEARPDSIRGALQRTNWKIFTGSEEWAQNLIQALEQGGALAKAWDDLSAFDKALQGESASFSVVDARFLHETAPAFISSENCDQATARQWELFSSIKQAVAQGTLQRYVLLTRSRQDPEGAVQFEALRALSLALMAEFKSLSCQVISMEPAVTADDLARELDAMEAEIALQLGPRGASVMRAKAVKTACTELKLLEKASYIITGGFGALGQETARDFIRRGGGRIYLLGRRPYQSEWADALEKLGGSPEQICYRQVDISERSALAQLLDEIAASSYPLKGVVHAAGTLADKSLLELSADEFRAVLAGKVWGALHLHELTRDLPLDMFVLYSSQSSFCGNAGQANYAFANGILDGIARMRQGQGLPGLAISWSSWHGDGMAQSQALQIRMQRLGITPLQPHEALPALKRGQPNNCAHLLVARLDWDRYLTAQFQKVPKLFEGLLSQDVQGTQQENEAAWLKQLQSMPANARLDWLKRNLQTLVAAILREPESQLSFEYGFNQLGFDSIMVLDLKAKLDHLFASNMPATLGLDFPDIDKLASYLLQRFGLEVPVSSQAERAELSDEELIRMAAAELSES, via the coding sequence GTGGAAATCTCAAAAGAACAAGAGGTCTTTCGGAAAGCTCTTGCCAAGCTCAAAGAGCTGAAAGACGAGAATGAAGAACTCAAAGCTTTGGCAAACGAGCCCATCGCAATCGTGGGTATGGGCATTCGCTTGCCTGACGTTCAGTCGCTTCAGGACTTCTGGCAGATCCTGCGGCAGGGCCGCAGTTTGATCGGGCCCGTGCCTGCTCAACGTTGGAAGGACGATACGGCCTCTCTGGAAAAGCTGCCGCCCTATGGCAGCTACTTCCGTAGTCTCGAATGTTTTGATACCGAAAACTTCGGTATTCATAAACAGGAGCTCGACAACCTTGATCCTCAGCAGGCACTCACCCTTGAGGTAGCCTGCGAAGCGCTGCAGGATGCCGGCATCTCCAGGCAGAGCGTTAAAGGCAGTTCCACCGGGGTTTTTATAGGGGTTTGTAGTAACGATTATGCATACCAGCAGCAGTTGCCTGATAACCAGTTTTCCGTGTCTGGCTCCGCATTTAGTTTTATAGCGGGTCGTTTATCTTTTGCTCTGGATATTCAAGGTCCCTCCATTGCTGTGGATACGGCCTGTTCTTCATCGCTCGTGGCTGTTCATCAAGCCTGCCAAAGCTTGCGTTCCCAGGACTGTGATATGGCTTTGGCCGGGGGAGTCAACCTCGTTGGCTCACCGCGCTCCATTCTTCGCTTAAAGAAAACTCGTGCTCTCTCACCCAGTGGTCAGTGCCGTACTTTTGATAAGGGTGCCGATGGTTTTGTCCGTGGTGAAGGCTGCGGTGTGGTGGTCTTGAAGCGGCTGCGTGATGCCATGAAAGATGGTGATCAGATTCATGCGGTGATTCGTTCTTCGCTTGTATCGCATGACGGTACGGGGACTGGTCTAACGGCGCCACATGTTAAGTCCCAGCGTGACCTGCTGAGTCGAGCCTTGGAACGGGCTGGTCTCAAGCCTCATGATGTCTCCTATATTGAAACGCACGGGACCGGGACCGCCTTGGGCGATCCCATCGAATGCGAAGCGATTCATCAAGCCCTGGGCGCACGATCCGTGGAAGCTGGTCCCTGTTACCTCGGAGCATTGAAACCCAATATTGGGCACACGGAAGGTGCTGCGGGTATTGTGGGACTCATTAAATTGGCCTTGGTGCTGCGCAAGGGGATCATTCCACCCAACGTGTCCTTTTCAGAATTGAATCCTCTGATTCAACTGCCTGCAGGTCATTATAAAATTCCCCTCCAGGAAACAGCATGGCCTCAGAGCCGCAAGCGTTGCGGAGGCGTCAGTAGTTTCGGGATGGGGGGCACCAATGCCCATGTCGTGGCAGAGGCTTTCGTGCCCCAGGATCTTTCGCCTTCTGTTGAGTCATCAGCTTCATCTTCGTTGTATTCCATCGTCCTGGCCGCTGATGATGAGGACATCCTTGAAGCCTATAAAAAGCGTCTGCTCAGCGTTGTCAAAAGCTGTGAGATCACGAATCTTTCCCAGATCGCCGCGACTTTGAGCCGTCGCCATCGGGATGAGCTTGGACAGCGCGCGATCACGGTGAGGACTATGGAAGAACTCGAGCAGCAGCTCGCGCAGGTCGGAAGCTTTGGTGAAACGAACCATCGGCCTTTTGTTGCAGCCGGATCTGTTTCACTGTGCTCGTTACCTCCGAGGCCTTGGCGGTATCAGCTTCAGACTGCTGGCAGCACGCATGAGGCTTCCAAGCCGAAAAGCGGCTCTCAGGAGCTTGATTCCGCTGAATCATTGCCCAGTGCATGGGTCTATAAAAGACGCTGGGTCGAGGCAGAGTTGATGGCAGATGAGGCAAGACCCGTCTTCAGCTGGGACCTTCAGCGGCATAAACTCTTCTTTGTGGAAGAACCCAGTGCGGTACTTGATGCTCGGAAAGAAGTCAGCTGGGATGAGCTGCGACAGCTCAAGACACCAGGCTTTCGCCTGCTTGTTCCGTGGCCTGATCTGAGCATTACAGATCTCCTTCCCGAGGGCCAAGCTGCGGCTGCCATGCAGCGCCTGTTCCAGTTTCTGGCTGAATTTCCCAGGGAGCTCAGCTCTCGTTTGGAGCAGTTGCTGCTCGTGACCCATAACGTGTGGTCACCAGGTGCGGATGCCATTGATCTTCTCTGGGGCGCGTTGCCAAGCCTGCGACTGGAGATGCCGCATCTGCCTCTGGCCATTGTCGACATCAACGATAGGGCAGACCCCAGAGATCAGGAAGCTATTTGGACCATTTTGCGCAGCCGGCCCGATCACAGTCGGATTTTGATCTGCCAAGGAGAAATCCTGAGTGAGCAACTGCTCCCCACTGATTTGACTTTGAGATTGGGAGCCCTTGATCCGGGCCTTACCTATGTCGTGAGCGGTGGTTTGGGAGCCGTTGGACAGACAATTCTCACGGCTTTGATGGAGCAGGGTGCGAGGCGTCTTGCGGTCCTGACACGACGGAAGGAATCCGAGCTGTCCGCTATGGAACAGCAATTCCTGCGGGGAATAAGGCAAAAAGCTGAGATTCTTGTGCTCGCAACCGATATGGGGCTGAAGCCCTCTGTTTATCAAGCCATCCAGCAGCTGAGTCAGCAAAATCCGCTTGGACTTCACGTCTACCATGCAGCGGGGAATTTTATGCGCTTGGATCGTCAGAGCTTGAATCAGGAGAGCTTCAAAGATTTGAGCGCAGGCAAGGTTCTGGGAGCCCAGTATCTTTTGGATTTGGCTCAGGACTTTCCCATCAAGGAAATCCTTTTTCTTTCTTCAGCAAGCGCCGCCTGGGGTATGTCCGGCTATGCATTATATGGTGCGGTGAATGGAGCTTTGAATCAACTCGCGCGGCTGGGCCGTCGACAGGGGATTCGTGTGCGTTCGATTGAAGCTGGGCCATGGAACCTGCAGGGTATGGGAAGTGATGCCCAACGACATACCCTGGAAAAATCTGGCTGCCATCTTCTGGAGCCCCGACTCACTGCGAAACTTTTGATTGCTTTCATGCAGTCGGAGCCACGCTGTTTGCTTCTGGCTGATATGCAATGGCAAAAGTTTCTGCCTCTCCTGGAGCGACAGCGTCACGATTCATTCTTCACCAAGCTACGAACTGTGGCATCAACGGAAAAACCGCTTCATGCGACTCGCAAGGATCACCCTATGAATGAACTGCAACTCGTTGACCTCATCAAAAACATCCTGCAACGAATTACCCGAATAGCGTTGAAGGATCTGGACAGCAAAAAGGGCCTGTTTGATATTGGTATCGACTCGCTCACGTCGATCTCGCTCCTGGAGGAATTGGAGAAAATTTTTTCCATCGAGCTGGGTATTGCGACCCTCTATAATTTCCCGTCGATTGAAAGGCTCGCCGCTCACCTCGCTTCACTTGAACTGACAGGACCCGCTTTGCATTCAGATGCCCCCAGGAAACAGGACAAGGCCGAATCCCCCGTCCTGCCATCCTCAGGAGCTTCGACCAGCTGCCGCGAAGGCGAGGCGGGCCAGGGACGCGACATTGCGGTCATTGGCATGGCCTGTCGCTTTCCAGGTGGCATTAAGAGCCCCGAAGAACTTTGGGATAAGCTCGTGCATGGGGTCGATTGCGTGAGTCCAAGCGCCAGCCGCTGGGAGCTCTGTGGAATTGATCCGCAAAGCAGTCGGGCGCTTGGTCATGACATGGGACTGCTGGATCAGGTTGAAAAATTTGATGCGACCTACTTTGGAATACCTGGACGGGAAGCGCTCAGCATGGATCCGCAGCAGCGTATTCTACTGGAACTGGCGCAGGAAGCCATTGATGATGCAGGACTCGAGGCTCGTGATCTGAGCCAAAAGCCCTGTGGTGTGTTTATTGGGGCCTCCAATAATGATTATGCGGAACTCTTAAAATCGCAGGGGCTGGATGCTATCGACGCCTACTATGCGAGTGGCACAGCACTCAATAGCCTCGCGGGACGCATTTCCTACCACTTTGGTCTGCAAGGACCTGCTCTGGTCACGGATACTGCCTGCTCATCATCCCTTGTCGCTTTGCACCTTGCAGTTCAGAGCCTGCGCAAAGGAGAATCCAAACTCGCCTTGGCGGCTGGGGTGAATGTGATTCTCGCACCCTTTCACAATCAGGCAGCCGTGCAGGGGCATATGCTATCAGATCAAAGCCGCTGTCAGACTTTCGATGCAGATGCCGACGGCTTTGTCCGTTCAGAAGGCTGTGGAGTTTTGCTCCTACAGCCTTTGTCTGAGGCCCTCGCTCAGGGGCATCGCATTTATGGTGTGATCAAGGGCAGTGCTGTTAACCATGACGGTCGCAGCAATGGCTTTACTGTGCCCAACGGAGCCGCTCAAAAGCGGGTTTATGAAGAGGCTCTTGCAGATGCGGCTGTGGATGCGAATCAGGTCAGCTATGTGGAAGCCCATGGAACAGGGACAGCCATTGGTGATCCGATCGAAGTTGATTCGATTCAGTCCGTCTATGGCAAGGCCAATCCCCAGGGGCTGCTGGTGGGTTCCATCAAGTCGAATATAGGGCATATGGAGAGCGCTGCCGGCATGGGCAGCATCATGAAGATTCTGCTCGCTTTTCAGCATGGAATGATTCCTGGCAATTTGCACTACAAAAAGCGCAATCCCCTGATCAAAGCGAAAAACATAACGGTTGTGGACCATGCCGTGTCTTGGCCCAATCATCAGGCCGTCAAGCGTGCTGCTGTAAGCGGTTTTGGTTTTAGCGGTGTGAATGCGCATGTAATATTTGAAGGTCCTGAAACCAGCATCCTGGGCTCGACAGAAAAAGAGGAGGAAGAATGGACCGTTGTGGTCAGTGGACACAGCGAACCTAGTCTGAAAGAAAATATCGCGAGACTGGACGCGTATCTGCAGCGCCACCCGGAAAGCAGCCTCCGGGATCTCGCCTTCAGCCTGGGGCAGCGCCGACGTGAAGAATTCGTTGCGAGCTGGACCGTGTCCTCTCTCAGCCATCTGCTATCTCAGCTCAAGAATCCAACGGCTCTTTCGCGAGCAAACGGCAAGCTGGCATTCCTCTGTTCAGGTCAAGGGAGTCAGCATCATGGTATGGGCCGCTATCTTTATGAAAACCACCCGACGTTTCGTCATGTGATTGACAGCTGTTCTTCACTCCTGGAAGGGCAGTGGGAATACTCGTTGACTGATCTGATGTTTGATCCCCAGCTGCAGGATTTGGTTCACGAGACTCAGTATACGCAAGCCCTCCTCTTTGCCTATGAAGTTGCTTTGGGTCGTCTGCTTTTTGAATCAGGCTGGAAGCCTGACTACCTCATCGGCCACAGTGTGGGTGAGTATGCTGCGGCGACTCTTGCCGGGATGCTGTCTCTGGAGGATGGTCTCCGTCTGATCGCAAAACGTGGTGAACTGATGCAGCTGACGGATGCAGGCGGCATGCTGGCTCTTTCTCTGGATGAAGTCTCCGTTCTGAGTCTCTTGCAGGAAGCGGATCTTAAACTTGATATTGCGGCTGTGAATGGTCCCAAGCAGCTGGTGGTGTCAGGCCCTGAAGCGGAAATCGGTCGACTCTTGAGTCTCTGCCAGGAACGGGGCCTGAGAGCCAAAGCTCTCACTGTCTCGCATGCCTTCCATTCTGCAACAATGGATCGCATTCTCAAGGCATTTTCTCGGGAATTGCAGCGCGTGACGCTGAACCCTGCAAAAATTCCTATCATCAATAATGTAAGTGGCAAGGCATCTAGCACGCTCATGTTGGAAAAATCCTACTGGATCGATCAACTCCGTGGCACGGTTCGTTTCCATGCTGCTTGCCAGGAAGCCATCGCTTTAGGCGTGACGCACTTTGTCGAGATTGGTCCTGATCAAACCCTGTCGATCCTGGGCTCGCTGTCGGGAGGGGACGCAGCTGTTCAATGGATCGCGTCTCAGGCTCGCAATCAGGATCAGGCGCAAAGTTTTCAAAAGCTGAAGGCCAAACTCTTTGATATTGCGCCCCATGCCCAGGAAAAGTTGCCGTCCAGCGGCATGCTCTTGAGTCTGCCCCCCTATGCATGGGATCACAAAGTTTACTGGCCAGAGCTGCCCAAGGCGCGCCGTATCTCCGCTCGGGGGCAGGATTTTGTCCATCTCGGCAAGCGATGGCGCCTGCCCGAGTCGCGCGATGAGGTCTTTGCTACAAGCCGGCGAAGCATGGAACCCCTCTATCTCGATGATCACAGACTCTATGGATTTGTTGTCGCTCCAGCGGCTTCGCATATTTCCATGGTGGCTTCGGCCTTCGAGCCTGAGATTTTGCAGGGTCAAGTGCTCGAACTGCAGCATGTCTCCTTTCCGCAAGCTTTGGTCCTCGATGAACAGGATGAAGCTGAGTTGCAACTTTGGATTCAACGCGGGAGCCAAAGTTCAAGCATCAAGTGTCTCAGTAATAAAGGGGACACCTGGGAAACCCATCTGCAGGCAGCGTACCTTTTGCATCCGAGGCCGCGCGCGCAGCATTTCTTCTCGATCGAGGCGTTCCAGCAGAATGCACGGTGTATTGAAGGGCATCGCTTCTATAAATATTTCACGGATCTTGGTTATACGCTGGGGCCGGCTTTCCAATGGATTGAAAGCATCTGGCAAAAAGGAACAACGTCCTTGTCTCGGCTCCGGCTCCCGGATATGCGCGAGGCGGCGGATCCCTATGCTCTTTATCCAGGACTTATCGATTCCTGCTTTCAAACTCTGGCCGGCATGATGTTTCAGGAAGGTGTTACGCAAGCTGATGCCTTGGCCATACCCTTCAGTGCTGATCTCATTCGTATCCATGGGCGGGCGGAAGGCTCCTTATGGTGTTTCGTTCAGGGTCGCAGCACCCATGGGCATGATTATGATGAAGGCGATATTCAACTTTTTGATCAGGAGGGGCGGCTCATTCTCGAAGTTGAGGGCTTTCGCATCAGGCATGCCAAACGCAGTCTGCTCGAAGCCGGTCTGAAAGCCAAGGAAGCCCCTGCTTTTGAGCTGCAATGGGAAGCTCGGCCCGATTCAATTCGGGGAGCACTCCAGCGCACAAACTGGAAGATTTTTACAGGTTCGGAAGAATGGGCTCAAAATCTTATCCAGGCTTTGGAGCAGGGTGGAGCTCTGGCAAAGGCCTGGGATGATCTATCCGCATTCGATAAGGCTCTGCAGGGCGAGAGCGCATCCTTTTCGGTTGTCGACGCTCGGTTTCTGCATGAAACAGCCCCTGCTTTTATCAGCAGCGAAAACTGTGATCAAGCGACCGCTCGGCAGTGGGAACTCTTTTCCAGCATCAAACAAGCCGTCGCGCAAGGCACATTGCAGCGCTATGTCCTGCTCACCCGATCGCGGCAGGACCCCGAGGGAGCGGTGCAGTTTGAAGCCCTCCGAGCCCTCAGTCTTGCTTTGATGGCAGAATTCAAGTCACTGTCTTGCCAGGTGATAAGTATGGAGCCGGCAGTGACGGCTGATGATCTGGCGCGTGAGCTGGATGCCATGGAAGCTGAGATCGCTCTGCAGCTAGGTCCCAGGGGAGCCTCTGTCATGCGGGCCAAGGCGGTGAAGACAGCGTGCACCGAACTTAAATTGCTTGAGAAAGCCAGCTACATCATCACGGGAGGCTTCGGCGCGCTTGGGCAGGAAACAGCACGGGATTTTATTCGGAGAGGCGGGGGGCGGATTTATCTTCTGGGACGCCGACCCTATCAAAGCGAATGGGCAGACGCTCTAGAAAAATTGGGAGGGTCACCTGAGCAAATCTGCTATCGACAGGTCGATATCAGTGAACGCTCTGCGTTGGCTCAGCTGCTGGATGAAATCGCTGCTTCATCGTATCCCCTCAAAGGCGTCGTCCATGCGGCAGGTACCTTGGCTGACAAAAGTTTGCTTGAGCTATCCGCGGATGAATTTAGGGCCGTGCTGGCCGGCAAGGTTTGGGGGGCCTTGCACCTTCATGAACTCACTCGTGATCTGCCACTCGATATGTTTGTTCTCTATTCGTCACAGAGTTCATTCTGTGGAAATGCAGGTCAGGCCAACTACGCCTTTGCCAATGGCATCCTGGATGGAATTGCGCGCATGCGTCAAGGGCAGGGCTTGCCGGGTCTGGCCATAAGCTGGAGCAGCTGGCATGGTGATGGCATGGCTCAGAGTCAGGCGCTGCAGATCCGCATGCAAAGACTTGGAATAACACCCCTGCAGCCCCACGAAGCTCTGCCTGCTTTAAAGCGTGGGCAGCCCAATAATTGTGCCCACCTGCTTGTGGCTCGACTCGATTGGGACCGTTACCTGACGGCACAGTTCCAGAAAGTTCCAAAGCTTTTTGAGGGTTTGTTGAGCCAGGATGTTCAGGGCACCCAGCAGGAAAACGAAGCAGCATGGTTGAAGCAGCTTCAGTCCATGCCAGCGAACGCACGATTGGACTGGTTAAAAAGGAATTTGCAGACCCTTGTGGCGGCCATTTTACGAGAACCGGAATCCCAGCTGTCTTTTGAATATGGTTTCAATCAGCTCGGATTTGACTCGATCATGGTGCTTGATTTGAAAGCCAAGCTTGATCATCTGTTTGCGTCCAACATGCCGGCCACTCTGGGTTTGGATTTCCCTGATATCGATAAACTGGCGAGTTATCTGCTGCAGCGCTTCGGCCTTGAAGTGCCCGTCAGTTCGCAGGCGGAACGTGCAGAACTCAGCGACGAAGAACTTATTAGAATGGCCGCTGCTGAACTCAGCGAATCATGA